A portion of the Blautia hansenii DSM 20583 genome contains these proteins:
- the rd gene encoding rubredoxin, with product MQKYVCEPCGYVYDPELGDPDNGVEPGTAFEDLPEDWVCPICGLGKEEFVPEEA from the coding sequence ATGCAGAAATACGTATGTGAACCATGTGGTTATGTATATGACCCAGAATTAGGAGATCCGGATAACGGAGTAGAACCGGGAACAGCTTTTGAAGATTTACCGGAAGATTGGGTGTGCCCAATCTGCGGATTAGGAAAAGAAGAATTTGTTCCTGAAGAAGCATAA
- the dapF gene encoding diaminopimelate epimerase gives MKFTKMQGIGNDYVYVNCFQEHIENPSEVSRRISDRHFGIGSDGLILIKSSEKADFEMEMYNADGSQGAMCGNGMRCVGKYVYDYGLTDKTRISVDTKSGIKYLDLTVENKKVKQVRVNMGEPVLETKAIPMIYDGEKVISQPFNVGQDIYEITAVSMGNPHAVVYVDNVKSLPLEEIGPKFEKHTAFPESVNTEFVRVIDRRTVEMRVWERGSGETLACGTGACAVAVASVLNGYTEDEVTVRLLGGDLKIFWDRAENFVYMTGPAEVVFEGEIEI, from the coding sequence ATGAAGTTTACAAAAATGCAGGGAATTGGAAATGATTATGTTTATGTAAATTGTTTTCAGGAGCATATAGAAAACCCTTCTGAGGTATCCAGAAGAATTAGCGACAGACATTTTGGAATTGGCTCTGACGGATTGATTTTAATTAAATCGTCAGAAAAAGCGGATTTTGAAATGGAAATGTATAATGCTGACGGAAGTCAGGGCGCAATGTGCGGAAACGGAATGCGCTGTGTGGGAAAATATGTGTATGACTATGGTCTTACAGATAAAACACGTATTTCTGTGGATACAAAGAGCGGTATTAAGTATCTGGATTTAACAGTGGAAAATAAAAAGGTAAAACAGGTTCGTGTAAACATGGGAGAGCCTGTACTGGAAACAAAAGCAATTCCTATGATTTATGACGGGGAAAAGGTTATCAGTCAGCCGTTTAACGTAGGACAGGATATTTATGAGATTACAGCCGTATCCATGGGAAATCCTCATGCAGTGGTATATGTAGACAATGTGAAAAGTCTCCCTTTGGAGGAAATCGGACCGAAATTTGAAAAACATACAGCATTTCCGGAAAGTGTAAATACAGAGTTTGTCCGTGTGATTGACAGGAGGACCGTAGAAATGCGCGTATGGGAGAGAGGAAGCGGGGAAACCTTAGCCTGCGGAACAGGAGCCTGTGCTGTGGCAGTAGCGTCTGTTTTAAACGGATATACAGAAGATGAAGTGACCGTAAGACTTTTGGGCGGAGATTTAAAAATTTTCTGGGACAGAGCAGAAAACTTTGTTTATATGACAGGACCCGCAGAGGTTGTGTTTGAAGGTGAAATTGAAATTTAA
- a CDS encoding MATE family efflux transporter: MIFTKRMSLEDKRFYSHVFRLVMPMAVQNLINVGVTSTDVIMLGKVGETALSGVSLANQIYFILSLLYFGLTSGACVLTAQYWGKKDTRTIEKVMGMSFRISILAGIVFAAAAFFFPYQLMRIFTADEAVIAAGVSYLKIVAFSYVLSAFTNVYLNIIRSIEQVVIATVVYGTSLAANIVLNAIFIFGLFGAPAMGAAGAALGTLCSRAVEVVIVVFYAVKINHVVKIRFKDWFVKDKALSKDFFTYALPVLLNEIAWGAGMAAISAIVGHLGSSAVAAHSVAQVCRQLSMVIGFGISSATAIMIGKAIGEKKEELAREYGKKFVKIAIVCGIGGGLLILAISPFVRSMLNLTPLAKSYLTAMMFIMSYYVVGQSINTTLIVGVFRAGGDTRFGLILDVGVMWLCSILGAAVGAFVIGIPMPWVYILLCSDEIIKIPFSIYRYKTYKWLNNVTR, translated from the coding sequence ATGATTTTTACAAAAAGGATGAGTCTTGAGGATAAGAGGTTTTATTCCCATGTATTTCGTCTGGTTATGCCTATGGCGGTTCAGAACCTCATTAATGTAGGAGTGACCTCCACAGACGTTATTATGCTGGGAAAAGTAGGGGAAACGGCGTTGTCGGGAGTATCGCTGGCAAATCAGATTTACTTTATTTTATCCCTGCTGTATTTTGGGCTTACCTCCGGCGCCTGTGTTTTGACTGCGCAGTACTGGGGGAAAAAGGATACGAGAACCATTGAAAAGGTCATGGGAATGTCTTTTCGCATTTCCATTCTGGCGGGAATTGTGTTTGCGGCAGCGGCATTTTTCTTCCCGTATCAGCTAATGCGTATTTTTACGGCGGATGAAGCAGTAATTGCCGCAGGTGTCAGTTACTTGAAAATCGTGGCGTTTTCTTATGTATTGTCAGCCTTTACAAATGTATATTTAAACATTATACGAAGCATTGAGCAAGTTGTCATAGCGACAGTTGTCTATGGAACTTCTCTTGCGGCAAATATTGTTTTAAACGCAATCTTTATTTTCGGACTTTTCGGGGCACCGGCTATGGGAGCGGCAGGGGCGGCTCTCGGAACACTCTGTTCCCGTGCCGTTGAAGTGGTGATTGTGGTATTTTATGCAGTGAAAATAAACCATGTGGTGAAAATCCGATTTAAGGACTGGTTTGTAAAGGATAAAGCGCTTTCAAAGGATTTCTTTACCTATGCTTTACCTGTGCTTTTAAATGAAATTGCATGGGGAGCGGGAATGGCTGCGATTTCAGCGATTGTAGGGCATTTGGGAAGCTCTGCGGTAGCAGCTCATTCTGTGGCGCAGGTGTGCAGACAGCTTTCTATGGTTATCGGATTTGGTATTTCCAGTGCAACGGCAATTATGATTGGAAAAGCCATTGGTGAGAAAAAAGAAGAGCTGGCAAGGGAATACGGAAAGAAATTCGTCAAAATTGCCATTGTATGCGGTATCGGCGGCGGATTGCTCATATTGGCGATTTCCCCATTTGTGCGAAGTATGCTGAACCTGACACCGCTGGCAAAAAGCTATCTTACAGCTATGATGTTTATTATGTCTTACTATGTAGTGGGACAATCCATTAACACTACTTTGATTGTAGGGGTATTTCGTGCCGGCGGAGATACACGGTTTGGACTGATTTTGGATGTGGGCGTTATGTGGCTTTGCTCTATTTTAGGAGCGGCAGTGGGAGCTTTTGTCATTGGAATTCCAATGCCTTGGGTGTATATTCTGCTGTGCAGTGATGAAATTATTAAAATACCGTTTTCCATATATCGGTATAAAACTTATAAATGGTTAAATAACGTGACACGATAA
- the nrdD gene encoding anaerobic ribonucleoside-triphosphate reductase has protein sequence MMYVIKKDGTKEDFNIQKIVRAVNKSASRIMYDFKKDEIDFLCEYAEEKAQSLEKEEISIQDMHNIVEGALEKVNPAVAKSYRDYRNYKHDFIHMMDEVYTKSQSIRYIGDKSNANTDSALVATKRSLIFNELNKELYRKFFMTRNELQACKDGYIYIHDQSARLDTMNCCLFDVANVLRGGFEMGNVWYNEPKTLDTAFDVMGDIILSTAAQQYGGFTVPEVDKILAPYAEKSYHKYCEEFLKYVDADWAPAKERAHQYAMDKVRRDFDQGWQGIEYKLNTVGSSRGDYPFVTVTLGLGMERFEKMCSISLLEVHKEGQGKEGHKKPVLFPKIVFLYDENIHGEGKEGEDVFEAGISCSAKTMYPDWLSLSGKGYISSMYKRYKKVISPMGCRAFLSPWYERGGMTPADDNDVPVFVGRFNVGAVSLHLPMILAKARSEDKDFYEVLDFYLEMIRNLHIRTYDYLGEMKASTNPLAYCEGGFYGGNLKPSDKIKPLLKPMTASFGITALNELQELYNGKSIREDGKFALEVLQYINKKVEQYKKEDGNLYAIYGTPAESLCGLQVEQFRKKYGIVEGVSDRPYVSNSFHCHVTEDITPIEKQDCEGRFWELCNGGKIQYVRYPIGYNVDAIRALVRRAMDLGYYEGVNLSLAYCDDCGHEELEMDVCPVCGSKNLTKIDRMNGYLSYSRVHGDTRLNTAKMAEIAERKSM, from the coding sequence ATGATGTATGTAATTAAGAAAGACGGAACAAAAGAGGATTTCAATATCCAGAAAATTGTGCGTGCAGTGAACAAATCTGCATCCAGAATTATGTATGACTTTAAAAAGGATGAGATTGATTTTCTTTGTGAATACGCAGAGGAAAAAGCGCAGTCCTTGGAGAAGGAAGAAATCTCTATTCAGGATATGCACAATATTGTAGAGGGAGCACTGGAAAAGGTAAATCCTGCGGTTGCAAAAAGCTACCGTGATTACCGCAATTACAAACATGATTTTATTCACATGATGGATGAGGTTTATACAAAGAGCCAGTCCATCCGATATATCGGCGATAAGAGCAATGCCAATACAGACAGTGCTCTCGTTGCTACAAAGAGAAGTCTTATTTTCAATGAATTAAACAAAGAATTGTATCGAAAATTCTTTATGACAAGAAACGAGCTTCAGGCATGTAAAGACGGATATATTTATATTCATGACCAATCCGCACGTCTGGACACCATGAACTGCTGTCTGTTTGACGTGGCAAACGTGCTGCGGGGCGGCTTTGAAATGGGAAATGTATGGTATAACGAGCCAAAGACGCTGGACACTGCTTTTGACGTTATGGGAGACATTATTTTAAGCACGGCAGCGCAGCAGTATGGCGGGTTTACTGTACCGGAGGTAGATAAAATCCTTGCGCCTTATGCAGAGAAAAGCTATCACAAATATTGCGAGGAATTCTTGAAATACGTAGATGCTGACTGGGCGCCTGCAAAGGAGAGAGCACATCAGTATGCCATGGACAAGGTTCGCCGTGATTTTGATCAGGGCTGGCAGGGAATTGAATATAAATTAAATACCGTTGGTTCTTCCAGAGGCGATTATCCTTTTGTTACCGTGACATTGGGGCTGGGAATGGAACGTTTTGAGAAAATGTGCAGTATTTCTCTTTTAGAAGTACATAAAGAGGGACAGGGAAAAGAAGGGCACAAAAAACCGGTGCTGTTTCCGAAAATCGTATTCTTATATGATGAAAATATTCATGGAGAAGGAAAGGAAGGCGAGGATGTCTTTGAAGCTGGAATTTCCTGTTCCGCAAAGACCATGTATCCGGATTGGCTTTCTTTAAGCGGAAAGGGATACATATCCAGCATGTATAAGCGATATAAGAAAGTTATCAGTCCTATGGGATGCAGAGCCTTTTTAAGCCCTTGGTATGAAAGAGGCGGTATGACACCGGCAGATGACAATGATGTTCCTGTATTTGTGGGAAGATTTAATGTAGGTGCGGTAAGTCTTCATTTGCCTATGATTTTGGCAAAGGCACGTTCAGAGGACAAGGATTTCTATGAAGTGCTTGACTTTTATCTGGAAATGATCCGCAATCTTCATATCCGTACTTATGATTACTTAGGAGAGATGAAAGCATCTACCAATCCTCTTGCTTACTGTGAAGGCGGATTTTACGGCGGTAATTTAAAACCTTCTGATAAGATTAAACCGTTATTAAAGCCTATGACGGCATCTTTCGGTATTACAGCTTTAAACGAGCTTCAGGAGCTGTATAACGGTAAATCCATTCGTGAAGATGGAAAGTTTGCGTTAGAGGTACTTCAGTACATCAATAAAAAGGTGGAGCAGTACAAGAAGGAAGACGGTAATCTGTATGCAATTTACGGCACACCGGCAGAAAGCCTCTGCGGACTTCAGGTAGAACAGTTCAGAAAGAAATACGGTATTGTGGAAGGGGTTTCTGACAGACCTTATGTAAGTAACAGCTTCCATTGTCATGTAACAGAAGACATCACTCCGATTGAAAAGCAGGATTGTGAAGGTAGATTTTGGGAGCTTTGCAACGGCGGAAAAATTCAGTATGTGCGCTACCCTATCGGGTATAATGTGGATGCAATCCGTGCCTTAGTCAGACGTGCTATGGATTTGGGTTATTATGAGGGAGTCAATCTTTCTCTTGCATATTGTGATGATTGCGGACACGAAGAATTGGAAATGGATGTGTGTCCGGTATGCGGTTCTAAGAACTTGACAAAAATTGACAGAATGAACGGATACCTGTCTTACAGTCGTGTGCATGGGGATACTCGTTTAAATACGGCAAAGATGGCTGAAATCGCAGAACGTAAGTCTATGTAA
- a CDS encoding cation:proton antiporter, whose amino-acid sequence MESYGYLLDLALILLSTKVFGLITRRVKLPQVVGALLAGLILGPACIGVLHQTDFIYQVSEIGVIVLMFCAGLETDVDELKKSGKASFVIALLGVIVPLLGGFAVAAYFNRPGMLEPAADVSVILQNVFIGVILTATSVSISVETLKEMGKLNTKAGNAILGAAIIDDILGIVALTIITSLADSSVNVALVFIKIIGFFIFVGVGGYLLHIIFQKWVKGYERDLQRFVILAFVICLLFSYCAEEFFGVADITGAFFAGLIITKTTHTTYIARRFGILSYILLSPVFFANIGLQVELPSMSPMIIGFAVTLVIVAVLTKVVGCGAGAKLCKYSNKDCIRIGAGMVSRGEVALIVAAKGNAIGLISADLMGPIVIVVVITTIISPILLKMTFSEKDHKDEGNDFVESDLMKQLEEYDEEMEKEQSRYVTIKDKK is encoded by the coding sequence ATGGAATCGTATGGATATTTGTTAGACTTGGCATTAATTTTGCTGAGTACGAAAGTATTTGGGCTTATTACAAGAAGAGTAAAGCTGCCGCAGGTAGTAGGTGCTCTTTTGGCAGGTTTGATTTTAGGACCGGCGTGTATCGGCGTACTGCATCAGACAGATTTCATTTATCAGGTTTCTGAAATCGGCGTTATTGTATTGATGTTCTGTGCCGGTTTGGAGACAGATGTTGATGAATTGAAGAAAAGTGGAAAAGCTTCCTTTGTAATTGCGTTGCTGGGAGTAATTGTTCCGCTGTTAGGCGGATTTGCAGTGGCAGCGTATTTTAACAGACCGGGTATGCTGGAGCCGGCGGCAGATGTAAGCGTAATTTTACAGAATGTGTTTATCGGTGTTATTCTCACTGCAACATCGGTAAGTATTTCGGTTGAAACTTTAAAAGAAATGGGAAAACTGAATACAAAAGCGGGAAATGCTATTTTAGGCGCAGCGATTATTGATGATATTTTAGGTATTGTGGCGTTGACTATCATTACCAGCTTAGCAGACTCATCTGTAAATGTTGCTCTGGTATTTATTAAGATTATCGGCTTCTTTATCTTTGTGGGAGTGGGCGGATACCTGCTTCACATTATCTTCCAGAAATGGGTGAAGGGATATGAAAGAGATTTACAGCGTTTCGTTATTTTGGCATTTGTAATCTGTTTACTGTTTTCTTACTGTGCAGAGGAATTCTTTGGAGTGGCAGACATTACCGGCGCATTCTTTGCAGGACTTATTATTACAAAGACAACCCATACGACTTATATTGCAAGACGATTTGGAATTTTATCTTATATCCTTTTATCGCCTGTATTTTTCGCAAATATCGGTTTGCAGGTAGAGCTTCCAAGCATGAGCCCGATGATTATAGGATTTGCGGTTACTTTGGTAATCGTTGCTGTTCTCACAAAGGTAGTGGGCTGCGGTGCAGGTGCGAAGCTTTGCAAATACAGCAATAAAGACTGTATACGTATTGGTGCAGGTATGGTTTCCAGAGGCGAGGTCGCCTTGATTGTAGCGGCAAAGGGAAATGCCATTGGACTGATTTCCGCTGATTTAATGGGTCCGATTGTTATTGTGGTAGTAATTACGACGATTATTTCACCAATTCTTTTAAAAATGACTTTCAGCGAAAAAGACCATAAGGACGAAGGCAATGATTTTGTAGAAAGTGATTTGATGAAACAGTTAGAAGAATATGACGAGGAAATGGAAAAAGAACAGTCTCGTTACGTAACAATAAAAGATAAGAAATAA
- a CDS encoding B12-binding domain-containing radical SAM protein, with product MAAVFLAAVNAKYIHSNLAVYSMKSYCREYEKYVEIGEYTINQQKDEILKSIYKKQPKVLCFSCYIWNISFVKELICDLKKILPQTVIWAGGPEVSYDAEKFLQELPEVTGVMCGEGEQTFLELVQHYVHEKEEDALADIKGIVFQKNGEIVRNPFREIMDMDKLVFPYKNISLFEHKIIYYESSRGCPFSCSYCLSSIDKKLRFRSLSLVKEELQFFLDAKVPQVKFVDRTFNCKKEHALEIWNYIHEHDNGITNFHFEIAADLLTEEEIQLIHTMRPGLIQLEIGVQSTNPKTIEEIRRKTSFEKISEKVKKVQEGKNVHQHLDLIAGLPYEGYESFKKSFCDVYALAPEQLQLGFLKLLKGSYMNEKAKDYGCVCKGKEPYEVLGTKWLSYGEICRLKGIEDMVEVYYNSGQFRHTMKAMEGYFSDAFSMYETLADFYEKKGYFGISHSRIRRYEILMEFLEEREVENLSYFKELMILDLYARENLKTRPVWAADRKAYKEKIQEFYTKEAEAPEVLQDYAGYQPKQLEKMTHLEIFSYNVPEGKAEKGSYPVLFDYRNRNPLTNDAAMHVVTL from the coding sequence ATGGCAGCAGTTTTTTTAGCGGCAGTAAATGCAAAATATATACATTCAAATTTGGCAGTATACAGCATGAAATCCTATTGCAGAGAATATGAAAAATATGTGGAAATAGGAGAATATACAATTAATCAGCAAAAGGATGAAATTTTAAAAAGTATTTATAAGAAACAGCCGAAGGTGTTGTGCTTTTCCTGCTATATATGGAACATTTCTTTTGTGAAGGAGCTGATATGCGACTTAAAGAAAATTTTGCCGCAAACCGTTATCTGGGCAGGAGGACCTGAGGTTTCTTATGATGCAGAGAAATTTTTGCAGGAGCTGCCGGAGGTTACCGGAGTTATGTGCGGTGAGGGAGAGCAAACTTTTCTGGAGCTGGTGCAGCATTATGTTCATGAAAAAGAGGAGGATGCACTGGCTGATATTAAGGGAATTGTGTTTCAAAAAAACGGGGAGATTGTGAGAAATCCTTTCCGTGAAATCATGGATATGGATAAGCTGGTATTTCCGTATAAAAATATTTCCCTGTTTGAACATAAAATTATTTATTATGAAAGCAGCAGAGGATGTCCTTTTTCTTGCAGCTATTGTTTATCCTCTATTGATAAGAAGCTGAGATTTCGCAGTCTTTCTCTGGTAAAAGAGGAATTGCAGTTTTTCCTTGATGCAAAAGTTCCGCAGGTGAAATTTGTAGACAGAACCTTTAACTGTAAAAAGGAACATGCTCTTGAAATCTGGAATTATATTCATGAGCATGATAACGGCATAACGAATTTTCACTTTGAAATTGCGGCGGATTTGCTTACCGAGGAAGAAATTCAGCTTATTCACACCATGCGTCCGGGGCTTATCCAGTTGGAAATCGGGGTACAGTCCACCAATCCGAAAACCATAGAAGAAATCAGGAGAAAGACCAGTTTTGAGAAGATTTCAGAAAAAGTGAAAAAAGTACAGGAAGGAAAAAATGTCCATCAGCATTTGGATTTGATTGCAGGACTTCCTTATGAGGGATATGAAAGCTTTAAAAAGTCTTTTTGTGATGTGTATGCTTTAGCGCCGGAACAGCTTCAGCTTGGATTTTTAAAGCTGTTAAAGGGTTCTTACATGAATGAGAAGGCAAAAGATTATGGATGTGTATGCAAAGGGAAGGAGCCTTATGAGGTATTGGGGACAAAGTGGCTGTCCTATGGAGAAATTTGCAGATTAAAAGGAATTGAGGACATGGTAGAGGTATATTATAACAGCGGACAGTTCCGCCATACCATGAAAGCCATGGAGGGTTATTTCTCAGATGCTTTTTCCATGTACGAGACGCTGGCGGACTTTTATGAGAAAAAGGGATATTTTGGTATTTCTCATTCCAGAATAAGAAGATACGAAATACTGATGGAATTTTTAGAAGAAAGAGAAGTAGAAAATCTTTCTTACTTTAAGGAATTGATGATTTTAGACCTTTATGCAAGGGAAAATTTAAAGACAAGACCGGTATGGGCGGCGGATAGAAAAGCGTATAAGGAAAAGATACAGGAATTTTACACAAAAGAAGCGGAAGCGCCGGAAGTTTTACAGGATTATGCAGGATATCAACCAAAACAGTTAGAAAAGATGACGCATCTTGAAATTTTTTCCTATAATGTGCCGGAAGGAAAAGCGGAGAAAGGAAGTTATCCTGTGCTGTTTGATTATAGGAATAGAAATCCTTTGACCAATGATGCTGCCATGCACGTTGTAACGCTTTAG
- the nth gene encoding endonuclease III — MTKRTKEILDKLDEVYTREYKCYLNHENPGQLLIATMLSAQCTDARVNIVTKDLFVKYPDMQAFAKADLKELEQDIKPTGFYHNKAKNIIGCAQRICQVYGGEVPRSLEDLVSLPGVGRKTANVIRGNIFHEPSVVVDTHVKRISKRLGFTKEEDPEKIEQDLMKVLPKEHWILYNIQIITFGRQICFARSPKCEECFLTEYCKEYKEKQKKSRKKL, encoded by the coding sequence ATGACAAAGAGAACAAAGGAAATCTTGGATAAGCTGGATGAGGTTTATACAAGAGAATATAAGTGCTATTTAAACCACGAAAATCCGGGACAGCTGTTAATTGCCACGATGTTAAGCGCACAATGTACAGATGCCAGAGTGAATATTGTGACAAAGGATTTATTTGTAAAATATCCCGATATGCAGGCTTTTGCCAAGGCAGATTTAAAAGAATTGGAGCAGGATATTAAGCCTACGGGTTTTTATCACAATAAGGCGAAAAACATTATCGGCTGTGCTCAGAGGATTTGTCAGGTGTATGGCGGTGAAGTTCCAAGGAGCTTAGAGGATTTGGTAAGCCTTCCGGGAGTGGGAAGAAAAACGGCAAATGTTATTCGAGGAAACATTTTTCATGAGCCCAGTGTAGTGGTTGATACCCATGTGAAGCGAATTTCCAAACGTCTGGGATTTACCAAGGAGGAAGACCCTGAAAAGATAGAACAGGATTTAATGAAGGTGCTTCCAAAGGAGCATTGGATACTTTATAATATTCAGATTATTACTTTTGGAAGGCAGATTTGTTTTGCACGTTCACCGAAATGTGAGGAGTGCTTTTTGACAGAATATTGTAAGGAATATAAGGAAAAACAAAAGAAAAGCAGGAAGAAATTATGA
- a CDS encoding PolC-type DNA polymerase III has translation MMEYVALDLETTGLEPSKDRIIEIGAVKVRNKEVVGEYGTLINPQMEIPDRITELTGISNDMVQGKPLIAQALGELLDFCEELPLLGHNLMFDYSFVKHQAVNAGMVFEKKGMDTLKLARALLPELPSRSLQNLRMHYEIPQKDAHRALEDARTTYLLYERLREEFEEKQPKLFVPNALIYKVKKQGPVTAAQKRYLQDLIKYHRIELNVEIDSLTKNEASREIDKILSTYGKIVR, from the coding sequence ATGATGGAATACGTTGCGCTGGACTTAGAAACCACAGGCTTAGAGCCTTCTAAGGACAGAATTATAGAAATCGGCGCTGTAAAGGTGCGGAATAAAGAGGTTGTAGGTGAATACGGAACGCTGATAAATCCCCAGATGGAAATTCCTGACAGGATTACAGAGCTTACGGGGATTTCCAACGATATGGTACAGGGAAAACCTCTTATTGCACAGGCGTTAGGGGAATTGTTGGATTTTTGCGAAGAATTACCTCTTTTGGGGCACAATCTGATGTTTGATTACAGTTTCGTAAAGCATCAGGCAGTGAATGCGGGAATGGTATTTGAGAAAAAGGGAATGGACACCTTGAAGCTGGCAAGAGCGCTTCTGCCTGAGCTTCCAAGCAGGAGTCTGCAAAATCTCCGCATGCACTATGAAATTCCTCAAAAGGATGCGCACAGGGCATTGGAGGATGCCAGAACCACGTATCTTTTATATGAGAGATTACGGGAAGAATTTGAAGAGAAGCAGCCAAAGCTTTTTGTACCAAATGCACTTATCTATAAAGTAAAGAAGCAAGGTCCTGTAACAGCGGCGCAAAAACGCTACTTGCAGGATTTAATAAAATATCATAGAATAGAGCTGAATGTGGAAATTGACAGTCTTACAAAGAACGAGGCATCTCGAGAAATTGATAAGATATTGAGTACCTACGGGAAAATAGTGAGGTAA
- a CDS encoding AIR synthase family protein — translation MKIGKLPEPVLIRSVLKQVGHRRNEVLVGPAVGQDCAVMELEEGEVFVLSCDPITGTTKDIGGHSVHITANDLAASGAEPVGIMLTMLLTPDTEEAQLKEIMQDVEKTCKELNMEVLGGHTEVTDVVKQTLISLTGVGKMKKENVLTTASVKPGDDIVVTKWIGLEGTSIAAKEKESLLLEHFAPPFVETAKKFDQYLSVIPEAKIAAEWGVSAMHDITEGGVFGALWEMGSGSGVGLDIDLKEIPIRQETVEVCEVLGLNPYILMSSGSMMIAAKDGYGLVRKLKQAGIEAAVVGKATDGNDRILRNGEDTRYLDKPQSDELYKIYQ, via the coding sequence ATGAAGATAGGAAAATTGCCGGAGCCTGTGCTAATTCGCTCTGTTTTAAAGCAGGTAGGGCATCGCAGAAATGAGGTTTTAGTAGGACCTGCCGTGGGACAGGATTGTGCGGTAATGGAGCTTGAAGAAGGGGAAGTTTTTGTACTGTCCTGTGACCCGATTACAGGGACAACGAAGGATATCGGAGGACATAGTGTTCACATTACAGCCAATGATTTAGCAGCTTCCGGTGCAGAGCCTGTGGGAATTATGCTGACAATGCTTTTAACACCTGACACAGAGGAAGCACAGCTAAAGGAGATAATGCAGGATGTGGAAAAAACTTGTAAAGAGCTGAATATGGAGGTCTTGGGCGGACACACAGAGGTTACGGATGTGGTAAAGCAGACGTTGATTTCTCTTACAGGTGTAGGAAAAATGAAAAAAGAAAATGTGCTTACCACAGCTTCAGTAAAGCCCGGAGATGATATTGTGGTGACAAAATGGATTGGTCTGGAAGGGACTTCTATTGCGGCAAAGGAAAAAGAAAGCTTGCTTTTGGAGCATTTTGCGCCGCCTTTTGTGGAGACTGCAAAAAAATTCGACCAATATCTTTCCGTTATTCCGGAGGCAAAAATTGCCGCAGAGTGGGGCGTATCTGCTATGCACGATATTACCGAGGGCGGTGTATTTGGCGCTCTGTGGGAAATGGGAAGCGGTTCCGGTGTGGGTCTTGACATTGATTTAAAAGAAATTCCTATTCGTCAGGAAACCGTAGAGGTCTGTGAAGTGCTAGGATTAAATCCTTATATTTTAATGTCCAGCGGTTCTATGATGATTGCCGCAAAAGACGGATACGGACTTGTAAGAAAGCTAAAACAGGCTGGTATTGAGGCTGCCGTAGTAGGTAAAGCGACAGACGGAAACGACAGAATTTTAAGAAACGGTGAAGATACCCGTTATTTAGATAAACCGCAGAGTGATGAATTGTATAAAATCTATCAGTAG
- a CDS encoding tRNA (cytidine(34)-2'-O)-methyltransferase: MAKLNIVLFEPEIPANTGNIGRTCVATGTRLHLIEPLGFQLNEKALKRAGMDYWKDLDVTTYINYQDFLDRNPGAKVYMATTKAPKTYVDVEYEEDCYIMFGKESAGIPEEILLENQETAIRIPMIGDIRSLNLSNSVAIVLYEALRQNNFDHMRLEGHLTKYEWK; this comes from the coding sequence GTGGCAAAATTAAATATTGTATTATTTGAGCCTGAAATTCCGGCAAATACAGGGAATATAGGAAGAACCTGCGTTGCAACAGGAACAAGACTGCATCTTATTGAGCCCTTGGGATTTCAGCTAAATGAAAAAGCATTAAAAAGAGCAGGAATGGATTACTGGAAGGACTTAGATGTAACAACGTATATCAATTATCAGGATTTTCTGGACAGAAATCCCGGCGCCAAGGTTTACATGGCAACTACAAAGGCACCGAAGACTTATGTAGACGTAGAATATGAAGAAGACTGCTATATTATGTTCGGAAAGGAAAGCGCAGGCATTCCGGAAGAAATTTTGCTGGAAAATCAGGAAACAGCTATCCGAATTCCCATGATTGGGGATATTCGCTCTTTGAATTTGAGTAATTCTGTTGCCATTGTGCTGTATGAGGCGCTTCGTCAGAATAACTTTGACCACATGAGGTTAGAGGGGCATCTGACAAAATATGAATGGAAGTAA